One window of the Natronomonas marina genome contains the following:
- a CDS encoding ABC transporter permease, with the protein MDPIALLRKEAITVRRNLGLFVVLLVVVPAALAAGTSVYQQTIPQDIPVAVAPADDTTSESDVRLVRGAVGFFSTPVEYDSRAAAVRAMEREEVYLTFVVPPDLTDDDAEATVTVVTDRTNAPLSDPAALTFDLLQSRFDSVFPATVTLERESVGTERTLSEFMLPSALFALVVLYALVYLPYQVREERRVMDRLRTETRLETVVASKLLFYGALVVVPAATASAAARYYGYGFGALGVETLAVLGLSFLYMAAAGLAVLFFLRLRQAAVFVNLGVSVGVLTLSGLVYPVGFYSAVRKGISRSLPTHYSLVTLRGTMLRGESLSFYSEYLTWMAAAAVGALVLLAVAIRHYERGGVHE; encoded by the coding sequence GTGGACCCCATCGCACTCCTCCGGAAGGAGGCCATCACCGTCCGGCGGAACCTCGGGCTGTTCGTCGTCCTGCTGGTCGTCGTGCCGGCGGCGCTCGCGGCCGGCACCTCCGTCTACCAGCAGACCATCCCCCAGGACATCCCGGTCGCGGTCGCGCCCGCCGACGATACGACCTCGGAGTCGGACGTGCGGCTCGTCCGCGGCGCGGTGGGCTTCTTCTCGACGCCCGTCGAGTACGACAGCCGGGCGGCCGCGGTCCGGGCGATGGAGCGCGAGGAGGTGTACCTGACGTTCGTCGTCCCGCCGGACCTCACCGACGACGACGCCGAGGCGACGGTGACCGTCGTCACCGACCGGACGAACGCGCCGCTGTCGGACCCCGCCGCGTTGACCTTCGACCTGCTGCAGTCGCGGTTCGACAGCGTCTTCCCCGCGACCGTCACGCTCGAACGGGAGTCGGTCGGCACCGAGCGAACGCTCTCGGAGTTCATGCTGCCGTCGGCGCTGTTCGCGCTGGTCGTCCTCTACGCGCTCGTGTACCTGCCCTACCAGGTCCGGGAGGAACGCCGCGTGATGGACCGACTCCGGACCGAGACGCGTCTGGAGACCGTCGTCGCCAGCAAACTGCTGTTCTACGGCGCCCTCGTGGTCGTGCCGGCGGCGACGGCCTCGGCGGCGGCCCGCTACTACGGCTACGGCTTCGGCGCGCTGGGCGTCGAGACGCTCGCGGTGCTCGGACTGTCCTTCCTCTACATGGCGGCCGCGGGACTGGCGGTGCTTTTCTTCCTGCGCCTCCGCCAGGCGGCGGTGTTCGTCAACCTCGGCGTCTCGGTCGGCGTGCTGACGCTGTCGGGGCTGGTCTACCCCGTCGGCTTCTACTCGGCGGTCCGGAAAGGCATCTCCCGGTCGCTGCCGACCCACTACTCGCTGGTGACGCTTCGCGGGACGATGCTGCGCGGGGAATCGCTGTCCTTCTACTCGGAGTACCTGACCTGGATGGCGGCGGCGGCCGTCGGCGCACTCGTGCTGCTCGCGGTCGCCATCAGACACTA